The Thermoplasmatales archaeon nucleotide sequence AATCATATGACCCAAAACCATATGGAAATTTAACAAGTATCCATGTATGGGTTAAGAATGATAAAGGTGAGGTTGTTTTTGATGCATGGAGAAATAATACGGAAATGTATTATGAAGGAGAATGGACAACAGGAGAAAAGATTTTAAATGGAAGAGGAGGGGCATTGTATTACATGCCAGAAGATTTTGAAAGAGAAATTTTATGGAGTTCAAATGGAAAATTCACTGATACATATGATGTGATAAGTGCATTAAACGAAGGATGCGGATTTTTATTTATGTCAGGGCATGGAAGCCCTAATTCCTGGGGTGACCACCTGCCTGGCATACCTGGAAACAGACAGCATGCAAGTTTAACAGGTTTAACTGTAACAAATCTGAGGCCATGGTTCCCGTATATAAGTTTTCCTGTCTTCCCGATAGATGGTCTGAAAAATGGTGAGAAATTACCAGTTGCAGTAGTTGGAGGATGTCATAATAGCCAATTCAATGTTTCAATTATACCTGCAGTTTTAAATGCCTTCCATCTGTTTGGTTTCCCTGACAATTACATGTGGACATATGGACAACCAGTTCCAGAGTGCCTGAGCTGGCGCCTCGTGAGCAGGGCAAATGGAGGAGCTATAGCAAGCATTGGAAACACTGGCCTGGGCTATGGAATGCCTGGCAGGGACTGCACAACAGGCGGCGGCGATGGCTGGATAACAATAGAATTCTTCAGGCAGTATGGCGAGAAAAGCAAGCATGTGCTTGGGCAGGCGCATGCGGGCGCGGTTACTGAATACATAAGTAGTTTTGATATGAGCGACTTTGAGGCGGGGCATGTAAAAACAGTCCAGCAGTGGGTTTTATTGGGCGATCCGAGTTTGAAAATAGGAGGATACTAAGATTAATATATAAGTGTGCTATTTATTAGCATGAAGAAAGCAATTGCAATTTTGATTCTTATTTTGGTGGTTGCACAGGCGGGTGAAGGATTTATAAATAAAAAAGGGTATTTTAAGGAAATTAGAAAGGAAAAATCTAATGGATATTTTTCAATATATACAAGATATAATGGGATAGAGAAGCATACTCCTTTGCTTCAATCCTTCTTCGGGATAGATGTTGATAATAATTATAGCACGGGTGAAAATGGAAAGGACATCAGAATAAGTTTAATTTTTTTGCCACTTATTCAGAGCATTGATATTGGACCAATTTTAACTCTTGCTTTTGCAATGAAAGTTGTGAGGATGGGGGATGAAATAAAAAATGGTGAATTCGAAATATCTTTCAGCGGTTTAATATCATCGCATAGCTTCAAAATAGGTTATTATTCTCCTGAAAAAGAAGAAATACCAAAAGAAATAAGAGAAGTTGTTTGGCTCATTCCCTATATATTTTATGAAAAAGATCCTGAATTTTATATAAATATTGAACCTGTTTTTGATGAAGAAAATAAAAATCTATCAGTTATAGTTGAATTCGATGAAAAAAAATTATTTGTGGATTATTTTCCTGCCGCATCTTCAATGATTAAAATTTCTCCCAACATTGCTCTAAACATGATTAATTTTTCAATAGAAAGAAATGCTGAATTAAAACAGAAAATAAGGATGAGGTATATGGATGAAATTGCAATTAATTTGACAATAGATAATCTGCCAGATAAAATGAGTTTTTCGATAAGTTTTTCAAATGAAGAGAAAAGGTTTGATTATGTGGCAAATGATACATTTAATTCAACTCTTATAATAGAATTTCAAAATTTTGATTTCGTAATGAAAATTGAGTATCTTCCTACAAGATTAACATCTGTATTTAACGAAAGCGGTTATTTTTACATATACATAGATGAGAAAAAAACAACATTTATTATAGCTGATGCTATAGAAAATCCAAATAACTACTTTTTGATAACAAATCTCACGGGTGAATCAACTGTTCAATGGAAAATTTCGCAGGAAGGATATTTAAAAGTAGATGGATTTAAAGGTTTAAAAATTGAGGTAAAAATTGAATTTGATGGTTTTTATCTTAAAACTTCTTCAGTTCATCAGGCAGAGCATTTTGAAATAAGCTGGAATCTTTCAATACCCGGCTATATTTTCATTGATACAGATAATGAAACTCTCTCTCAGTATTCATTCAATCTAACGCTTGCAAATAATTTTGGCATACTAATAGAAATTAAATCAATAGTCGCTGAAAATTTCAAGGTTAGCTGGCAAAAAGAAATACCAATATTCCATAAAGAAGGCTATTTCATGTTTTTAGAAGAGCTAATTTTCAAGGTAATGATAAATGGAATATGGTATGATGTTTTTGGCTAAGGCTTCTTTAATTTCTCTATCTCTTCTTCCATATATTTCTCTATTTCTTTAAATCTCTTTTCCCATTCTTCATTTGGGGTTGTTGCCATTCTTGCTATCATCTCCTTGCTTTTCAAGTTCTTTAATTTCTCAAAATCAACCCCTTTTTCAACACATTCTTTCATCAAATTATAAAATTTAACAATTATTCTCAGCATTTCATATTGTTTCTTGGGTGGGCAATATGTATCAATTTCATGATATGCATTCTGCTGTAAAAAGTCCTCTCTTATTATTCTTGCTCCTTCAAGTATCACCCTATCAATCGCTGGCAGTGCATCTGGTCCAACCAATCTTATTATTTCCTTCAACTCTTCCTCTTTTTGAAGCAAAGCCATTGCTTCGTTGCGTAGTTTCAGCCATTCCTTACCTATATTCTTTCCCCACCAATCACTTACTCTATCAAGATATAGGGAATAGGAGCGAAGCCAGTTTACAGATGGAAAATGTCTTCTATCAGCGAGCTCAGCATCAAGAGCCCAGAAAACCTTTACTATCCTTAGAGTATTCTGGGTGACTGGCTCCGAAAAGTCGCCTCCTGGTGGGGAGACCGCTCCAACAACAGAAATAGAACCCTCTCTATTATTGCTACCCATCACTATTACCCTACCAGCTCTTTCATAAAATTCAGCAAGGCGGGAGGCAAGATAAGCAGGATAACCTTCTTCTCCAGGCATTTCTTCAAGCCTTCCCGATATTTCGCGCAGCGCCTC carries:
- a CDS encoding peptidase C25, producing SYDPKPYGNLTSIHVWVKNDKGEVVFDAWRNNTEMYYEGEWTTGEKILNGRGGALYYMPEDFEREILWSSNGKFTDTYDVISALNEGCGFLFMSGHGSPNSWGDHLPGIPGNRQHASLTGLTVTNLRPWFPYISFPVFPIDGLKNGEKLPVAVVGGCHNSQFNVSIIPAVLNAFHLFGFPDNYMWTYGQPVPECLSWRLVSRANGGAIASIGNTGLGYGMPGRDCTTGGGDGWITIEFFRQYGEKSKHVLGQAHAGAVTEYISSFDMSDFEAGHVKTVQQWVLLGDPSLKIGGY